The proteins below come from a single Acaryochloris sp. CCMEE 5410 genomic window:
- the cysH gene encoding phosphoadenosine phosphosulfate reductase yields the protein MSLIDASPSEQSREPDGLRTSTGSPAMEPSSQTMDLEQINQQFDQASAEDIVGWAAKSFGDGLVMSTSFGIQAAVMLHLVTQVVPDIPVIWIDTGYLPAQTYLFAEQLTERLGLNLKVYQSAISPARMEALYGKLWEFNDVKAFNQYDQMRKVEPMQRALQELQATAWLAGLRSKQTNFRQSLRRVETQGDLYKILPILNWHSKDIYQYLQAHDLPYHPFFDLGYTTVGDWHSSRPVGADDDNDRATRFQGLKEECGLHLPQTPEESQSLDSSSL from the coding sequence ATGTCCTTAATTGATGCCTCCCCTTCTGAACAGAGCAGGGAACCCGATGGCCTCCGCACTTCAACTGGTTCCCCAGCAATGGAACCTTCGAGCCAAACAATGGATTTAGAACAGATCAACCAACAGTTTGATCAAGCGTCTGCTGAGGATATTGTTGGTTGGGCTGCCAAGTCTTTTGGGGACGGCTTAGTGATGAGTACTAGCTTTGGCATCCAAGCTGCGGTAATGCTGCATTTAGTCACGCAGGTTGTCCCTGATATTCCCGTTATTTGGATTGATACGGGATATCTGCCTGCACAAACCTATTTGTTTGCTGAACAACTAACTGAACGACTGGGGCTTAACCTCAAGGTGTATCAGTCTGCTATTAGCCCTGCCCGCATGGAAGCGCTCTACGGCAAGCTGTGGGAATTCAATGATGTCAAAGCGTTCAATCAGTACGATCAGATGCGGAAAGTTGAACCCATGCAGCGAGCTTTGCAGGAACTGCAGGCGACCGCATGGCTGGCTGGACTACGGAGTAAGCAAACTAATTTTCGGCAGTCTTTACGCCGAGTTGAGACTCAAGGCGATCTGTATAAAATTCTCCCCATCCTGAACTGGCACTCTAAAGATATTTACCAATATCTACAAGCCCATGATTTGCCCTATCACCCCTTCTTTGACTTAGGCTATACCACTGTCGGAGATTGGCATTCTAGCCGTCCAGTCGGTGCCGATGACGACAATGATCGCGCCACCCGGTTCCAAGGACTCAAGGAAGAATGTGGTTTGCACTTACCACAAACCCCTGAAGAGTCACAAAGTCTAGAT
- a CDS encoding Uma2 family endonuclease — translation MNPAAIEERVRWTTSDLELLPESSNRYEIIDGDLFVTRAPHWQHQNVSGNVYAELRAWSLETGLGQAVMAPGLIFSDADNVIPDVVWIGKERLAVALDESGHLVAAPELVIEVLSAGTENERRDRQAKLKLYSVRGVQEYWIINWQLQQVEIYRRQQAMLKLVTALLDDAETLTSPLLPNFVCPLSRIFV, via the coding sequence ATGAATCCTGCTGCAATAGAAGAGCGTGTTCGCTGGACCACTTCGGACCTAGAATTACTTCCTGAAAGTAGCAACCGCTATGAAATTATTGATGGAGATCTGTTTGTGACTCGTGCCCCTCATTGGCAACATCAAAATGTCAGTGGTAACGTTTATGCTGAATTGCGGGCTTGGTCTTTAGAAACAGGGCTGGGGCAAGCAGTTATGGCTCCCGGTCTTATTTTTAGCGATGCAGATAATGTTATTCCTGATGTGGTGTGGATTGGTAAAGAACGTCTAGCCGTTGCCTTGGATGAATCAGGACATCTCGTGGCCGCACCTGAGTTAGTGATTGAAGTTTTGTCAGCGGGTACAGAAAATGAGCGCAGAGATCGCCAAGCCAAACTCAAGCTCTACAGCGTACGGGGGGTGCAAGAATACTGGATTATCAATTGGCAATTGCAACAGGTGGAGATCTACCGTCGCCAACAGGCGATGTTGAAGTTGGTTACAGCGCTACTCGATGATGCAGAGACGCTCACTTCCCCCCTTTTGCCTAACTTTGTTTGTCCTCTCTCGCGAATCTTTGTTTAG
- the ureE gene encoding urease accessory protein UreE, whose amino-acid sequence MSLVFIRKLSKAEKREADLTLALTAEERTRSRHKFQTPEGQTVFLQLDRGTVLYDNDLLQSDSDTVLRIVAKPEPVLTVQAPTPLDLLRGAYHLGNRHVPLEITSTCLRLAPDSVLQNMLEQLGMDVTEEMHPFQPEAGAYGQQGHHHSHSH is encoded by the coding sequence GTGTCACTGGTATTTATTCGTAAGCTGTCTAAAGCAGAAAAACGTGAAGCGGATTTGACATTAGCGTTAACAGCGGAAGAACGAACGCGATCGCGCCATAAATTCCAAACCCCAGAAGGCCAAACCGTCTTCCTACAGCTAGATCGAGGCACGGTTCTTTATGACAATGACTTGCTGCAATCTGATAGCGATACCGTATTGCGTATCGTTGCCAAACCCGAACCTGTTTTAACGGTCCAGGCTCCCACTCCCCTAGATTTATTGCGAGGGGCCTACCATTTAGGCAATCGCCACGTTCCCTTAGAAATTACATCGACCTGCTTGCGTCTTGCACCTGATTCGGTTTTGCAAAATATGCTGGAACAGCTGGGAATGGATGTGACGGAAGAGATGCATCCCTTTCAGCCTGAAGCGGGCGCTTATGGTCAGCAGGGACACCACCATAGCCATTCCCATTAA